ATAAGTCAAATTTATTTGTAGCTGTAGATAATTTGTCTGACAGCTCTATTGATATATTGGTGTATTGCTTTTCAAAGACGATAGTTTGGGGAGAATTTTTAAGCGTAAAAGAAGATGTAATACTAAAAATTATGAATATCGTAGAAAAAAATGGACTAAGCTTTGCATTCCCGAGTCAAAGCTTATATATTGAAAACTTAAAAGATGTCATAGGTACTAAAGGTATAACACAAATACAATAAAGGAGAGCAAATGAGTGAAGAATATGGCTATGAAGATGAAGATCTAGATGAGTATTCTGATTTTGACGAAGAAGAAGAGAATTCATACAACTACAATTATGACGAAAACGACTATGAGTATAACGATGATGGTGAAGAGGAAGATAGCTACGAGATGTAATAAATTTAGGTTGTTAGCGAAAGATTAAGTAAGGGGGACTTGCCCCTTACTATCAATGTCCATACATTAAATTTGGAAGCCAAAGTGAAATTTGTGGTATGTATGTAACTAGCATCAAGCCTATAAATAGTGTTAAAGTCCAAGGTAGACATGCCACAACAACATCTTTGAGATTCATTCCTGTTAAACCACTTGATACAAAGAGATTTAACCCTACTGGCGGAGTAATCATACCTATCTCCATGTTAACTATAAGTAAAATTCCAAAGTGAACCGGATCTACTCCTAGTTGAAGTGCTATAGGTAACAATAAAGGCACCATAATCATAACAACGCTTGAAGGTTCCATAAATTGACCCATAACAAAAAGTAGGATGTTTACAATGATTAAAAATCCTATCTTGCCTATATTTGCTTCTAAAATTCCATCTGAGATTGCCTGAGGAATCTGTTCGCTAGTAAGAAGATATGCAAACACAACCGCATTTGCGATGATAAAAAATATCATTGCTGTTGTAAGCGCGGACTCAAGGCAGATACCCCAGAGATCTTTTATTTTAATATCTTTATATACTACTAGCGATATAAATAGCGCATATACGGCACTTGCGGCAGCAGCTTCGGTAGGAGTGAAAATACCTCCGTAAATACCGCCTATAACGACAACTATTATTAAAAGAGCCCAGAATGCCTTAGTAAATTTCTTGATTCTTTCTTTCCATGGCTCAGGCTCTGTAGCCTTAAAACCAAGCCTTCTTGCTCCTATATATGTCTGAGCTATCATCATACCGCCTAGCATTATACCGGGTACAACACCTGCCATAAAGAGCTGTGCTATACTGACCTCGGCTGTAACTCCGTAAACAATCATAACAACCGAAGGAGGGATAAGGATGCCAAGAGATCCTGCTGTCGTAATACCGCCAACCGCATAAGCCGGAGGATATCCCGCCTCTTTGATGGCTACGAACATAATAGAGCCTATGGCCACAACCGTAGCAGGCGAGCTTCCTGAAACCGCAGCAAAGATAACGCAAGCAAATATAGCACTTATCGGTAGACCTCCTGGAAGGTGCCCTACTACTGACTTAGCAAAGTCGATTATTCTTTTAGCTGAACCACCTTTGCTGAGTAAATTTCCAGCCAAAATAAACATAGGAATTGCCATAAGTGCAAATTTGTTAATACCGTCAAATATGATTTGTGGAACCGTAGCTACATCAAGGTCTGTAAAAAGAAGCATTGTAAGAACAGTGCTAGCGCCAAGAGAGACTGCGACAGGAACACCAATCAGCATAAGTCCAAATAAACATATAAATAAAAATGCAATAGTCATCTTTACCCCTTAGTCTTTCTTGATAGAGTCACGAATCATCTCTGCTTCAGCGTTAATGATAACCTTATCAGAAGGTGTAGCGGCTATTTGATATACTTTTTCTCCCGCTCTATAGCTTGCTCCTAAAAATGCTATAGGAAGAACTGACATAGGCACCCATTGTGGTATTCCAAGGTCTACGCTCATGAAATTTAGCTCGTACATCACGTATAGATACTGCACGCTATAAACTACTATAAATATTAAAAAGATTGTAGTAAGAGCACTGGAGAATACAAGGTATGCTTTTGCTATCGGGGAAGGGAATCTTTCAATGAGGATTGTGACTGATATGTGTATGCCTTTTCTAAAGCCGTATGCGGCAGCAAAGAATGCGGACCAAATAAAAAGATAATTAGTCGCCTCTCCCGCCCATGCCCATCCGGTATTAAAGACATAACGCATTACAACGTTTATAAAGGCAAGTAGCGTTCCCGCTACTATGCCTACTACGGCGATCGTCTTATTTACAGTCGCGATGCCGATATCTATAATCTCAAAGAATCTTCGCATAAAGACCTACTTTGTATTAATAGTTTTTTCTATCAGGTCTTTTCCTATAACTTTATAGAAGTTTGGATAGATAGTTTTCATAACCTCAGCCCATTTAACTTTCTGCTCAGGGGTTAACTCTACTATCTCAAGTTTGCCTGTCTCGCTTGCATATTTTTTAAGAGCGTCTATAATTTTGGCATCCTCTTTCGCAGACTCTTCTCTTTCAAAAGCAGTAGCCTCTTTAAGAGCTTGAGTAACGTGATTTTTCATATCTTGTGGCAAGCTTTTCCAGAATTTCTCACTTAAAATAACTAAATATCCCAAATATCCGTGTGAAGATATTGTTAGAGAATTTTGCGCCTCATAGAATTTTGAGTTATAAAAGTTTGACAATGGGTTCTCTGTAGCATCTACAACTTTTTGTTGAAGTGCAGGATAAACTTCAGAGAATGGTAGAACTTGCGGGTTACCACCTATTACTTTTGTTTGCTCTTCTAGAACTTTTGAGCTCATAATTCTAAATTTCTGTCCTTTTGCATCTTCAGGAGCAACGATAGCTTTTTTGCTTGAACTAAAGTGTTTAAAGCCCGCATCCCAAAAATCAAGTGCTACAAAGCCTTTTTTAGCGATCATATCTTTAAGCTTTTGTCCAACTTCACCACCTTGTACTGAATATAAGTGGGCGTTATCTCTAAATATAAAAGGTAAGTCAAATAGTTGGAACTCAGGAACTATAGGCGTAAATTTAGAAAAGCTCGGAGCCGCCATTTGAACGTTATTTAGTTTTAGTGCACCAAATACGCGGTCATCATCTACTAGTTGAGCTGCAGGATAAACCTCAACTTTAATTGCACCTTGGCTAAGTTCGCTTACACGTTTAGCAAAAAAGTCTGCGGCTTTACCTTTTGGTGTAGTTGCGGCAACAACGTGAGCAAATTTTATAGTGTATGTCTTTTGGGCGCCAAATGCGCTACCTGCTAGAGCACAAGTTAGGAATAGTGCCGAAAGAAATTTTAGTTTCATTATTGAATCCTTTTTATTTTTTGATTCACTACAAAATTAATCATAGCTAGACGTAATTATAAATCATAAAATTTATAAATTGGCAATCTTGTTTCAAAAACTCTCAAAAATTTATTTTTATATGAGTAAATTAGTAACATTTTTATTATTGTAATAGCAGATAAAATTTAAGTAATTTTATTAAATTCGATTATTTTTTGAAACAGTGTTACTAAAATACACTTAAATTTAAATTTTATAAATAATAGTAATTTTATCCTATTAACAAAATAATTACTTTTTTATCATATAATCTCGAAAATTTTATTAAATTACAAGGAGAATCAAAATGTTTAATCTTAGAAAGCTTCCATTTGATCCTAAATCAAATGCAGTTGTAAGCGAAGAAACCTGTTCTTATCATCACGGTAAGCACCACCAAACTTACGTAACAAATCTTAATAACCTTATTAAAGGTACCGAATTTGAAAATTCAGGATTATATGAAATTATATCAAAGAGTTCAGGTAGTATCTTTAACAATGCTGCCCAAGTTTACAACCATGATTTTTATTGGGATTGTATAGCTAAAAAGAGCGATATGAGCGATGAACTAAAAGCAAGATTGCAAAAAGATCTTCCGAATTTTAAAGAGGAATTTTTAAAATCAGCTACTACATTATTTGGCTCTGGGTGGGCATGGTTAGTCTATAGTCCAAAATCTGACAAACTAGAAATAATCCAAACTAGCAATGCTCAAACACCTGTAACGGTGGGTCTGATACCTCTTTTGGTGGTAGATGTATGGGAGCATGCCTATTATGTAGATCATAGAAATGCAAGAGCTGCATATCTAGAGAAATTTTATGAAAATATTAACTGGGATTTTGTTTCCGCAGCTTATGAGTGGGCATTAAAAGAGGGTGTAAATTCAGTTAAATTTTATATTGGCGAGCTTCATGCTAAAGGTTGTGGATGTGGCAAAGGATGCGGTTGCCATTAATTTTTTGAAGAGGTCTTGACCTCTTCTTAAATTACATAACTTATAAATCACTTTTTTAATATTCTTACTATATTTTAATATTTTTAAACTTATTGTTTATCTGAACGTCTATATAAAACTTGTGTCTGCCGATTGTATAAATATATAATCCTGTGTAAATTTAATTTACCTTTCTTGGTTAGTATTAGAAAATATTTTATTAAAGGATACAAAATGAAAAAAATCATAATCTCTTCTTTGGTTGCGGTTGCACTTTTAAGCGGTTGCGCATCAACTGCACCAAAACAAGAAGCGTCTACTACAAAAGTTATAAACGTTGATACTATTGAATTCCAAAGTATTGACGATAAGAACTATAAAGTTAACCTAATCTCTACGGACAATTTTGAGACGGCTGTTTTTGCTGATACAAAAGGCAATAAATTTAAGTTAAAAAATGCTCCTTCAGCAAGCGGAACAAGGTTAGTGGCTGATAATGGTGCTGAGATACATTTTAAAAAAGGTGAAGCTATACTAAATCTTGGCAAGGGCCAAAAAGATATATTTTTAAAATATTAATAAGCTAGATAGAGGGGCTAAACACCCCTTCCTTTTCAAAATTTAAATCAAATCTTTCTATAAACTCATATATCTACTCCTAATTTCCTTTCAGCTTTATTAACAGCTTTTGTTTTTATGGTATAAAATTATTTTCAAATACATATTAAACTTAGTCTATATAAATTTGAATAATGTTATTTTTAAATAATTAAATAAAAATATTAATATATATTTTTAAGATATTAGAAAAATGAATTTAATGAACTCCACTGTAAATAAGCTATAATTTAACAAATTTAAAACTTAAGAAAAATGTCACTATTATGTCATTTATCGAAATTTACTATCAAAAATATTCAATTTTACCTAATTAAACTTTTAATCTAAATTTACTATACTTAACAAATTGATAAATTTTTAAGAGGGTGACTATGAAGCAAATTTTAAAGCGCGACGGCACAAGACAGGAGTATCTTCCATATAAAATTCAAGATGCCATTAAAAAGGCTTTTGCAAGCGAGAGCAAAGAGTATGATGATAGAATTTTTGCTGACGTTATGCAAGATGTCGCGCAAAAGGAGCTTATCACCGTCGAGGACGTCCAAGACTTCATAGAAAAAGCACTCTTTAAGGCGGGCTATTTTGACGTGATGAAGAGTTTCATGCTCTATCGCCACACTCACAAAATGCAGCGCGAACAAATTTTAGGCCTCAACGAAGACACCACATACATAAACTCCACCCAAACGATAAATGAATACATAAACGGCACAGACTGGCGAATTTCGGCTAATTCAAACACAAGCTACTCAAACGCGGGACTCATTAACAACACTGCAGGTAAGGTTATCGCAAACTACTGGCTTGACGCGATTTACTCCAAAGAAGAGGGCATCGCGCACAGAAACGGCGACTATCACATCCACGATCTGGACTGCCTCACCGGATATTGTGCAGGCTGGTCGCTTAGAGCGCTTCTTAATGAAGGTTTTAACGGCGTTCGCGGCAGGGTCGAAAGTCGCGCGCCAAAGCATTTTCGCGAAGCTCTTAGCCAGATGGCAAATTTCTTAGGAATTTTGCAAAGCGAATGGGCGGGAGCTCAGGCATTTAGTAGCTTTGACACCTATCTTGCGCCATATGTTTTTAAAGATAAGCTAAGCGATACGGAGATAAAAAAAGCGATTACAAGCTTTATATTTAACCTAAACGTCCCTGCTCGCTGGGGTCAAAGTCCCTTTACCAACGTAACTATCGACATCACTTGTCCGACCGATCTAAAGGGGCAAATTCCAACTTCAACCGACATACATCTGTTTTCAAATTTAGAGGATGAGGAGCTTTTGAAACTTGCCAAAGAGCGTGGGTTTAATAAACTTACCGATATGACTTACGGAGCGTTTGAGCCTGAGATGGCGCGCATCGATAAGGCATTTTATGAAATTTTAACCACGGGCGACAAGTGCTCTCAACCATTTACCTTCCCGATCCCTACCGTAAATATCACCGAGGATTTTGACTGGGATAGCGAAGTGGCTAAAATTTTGTTTGAAAATACAGCAAAGATGGGCTCAAGCTACTTTCAAAATTTCGTCGGTTCTCAGTATAAATTTGATGAAAACGGCAACCGCGTTCTAAATGAAAGCGCTTATAAGCCAGGACACGTTCGCTCGATGTGCTGCCGCTTGCAGCTTGATCTAAGAGAGCTTTTAAAGCGTGGAGGAGGGCTATTTGGCAGTGCCGAGATGACAGGATCTATAGGCGTCGTAACCATAAATTTAGCTCGCCTTGGATATCTGTATAAAAGCGATAAAAAAGGGCTTTATACAAGGCTTGACTATCTTTTAAATTTAGCAAAATCAACCCTTGAAAAGAAGCGCAAATTTATCCAAGAGATGTATGATCGCGGACTTTATCCTTATACGGCGCGCTATTTGAAGCATTTTAACAACCACTTTAGCACTATCGGCATCAACGGTATGAACGAGCTTTTAAGAAATTTTACAAGCGATACAGAAAATATCTCTACCGAATTTGGGCGCGAATTTGCGCTTGAGATGGTTGAGTATCTGCGCTCTAAAATTAGGCAGTTTCAAGAGAGTACGGGCAATCTTTACAACCTTGAAGCAACGCCTGCGGAAGGCACCACATACCGCTTTGCCAAAGAGGATAAAAAGCGCTATCCTGACATCTTGCAAGCGGGTATGGATGAAAACATCTACTATACCAACTCAACTCAGCTTCCTGCAAATTTCACCGACGATGCTTTCGAGGCGCTTGATCTGCAAGATGAGCTTCAAAGTGCTTATACGGGCGGAACGGTCTTTCACCTTTATATGAAGGAGCGCATTAGCTCGGCTGAAGCTTGCAAAGATCTGGTGCGCGGCATCGTAAATAACTACCGCTTGCCGTATATCACGATCACGCCTGTCTTTAGCGTGTGCTCAAAGCACGGATATATCCCAGGCGAGCATGAGTACTGTCCGATTTGCGATGAGGAGCTGATGAAGCAGCTTCAAAAGGCTTAAATTCTAAAATTTGCGCTCAAATTTATGCCAAATTTTAGCTATGCGAGTGAGTTAAAGCCACTTTTATAAGCGGTATTTAACGATAAAATAAAATTTTAAGAATTCTGTGGCACAATTCGTCTAAATTTTCATGGAGTAGGTCGTGTCAAATCACTATGATGTTTTGGTTGTGGGCGGAGGAATTTCAGGAACGGCTCTGTTTTACGAGCTTGCGCGCTATACGGACATAGAGCGTATCGCACTTTTGGAGAAGTATCCGGCTTGCGCGACTCTAAACTCAAAGGGCACGAGCAACTCTCAGACTATTCACTGCGGCGATATAGAGACTAACTACACTTTTGAAAAAGCAAAAAGCGTCAAAAAATCAGCCGATATGATCGTCAAATACGCACTCATGCATGGATATGAGAACAAATTTATGTTCGCTCATCAAAAGATGGTCATAGGCGTAGGTGATACTGAAAGCGAAGCGATAAGAGCTAGGTTTGAGAAGTTTAAGGAGCTTTATACCTCGCTTGAAATTTTTGATAAAGAGAAGTTAAAGCAGATTGAGCCTATGGTGGTGCGAGGCATTGACGGAAACGACCGAAAAGAGCAGATCGTCGCTATGGGCGTAGGTGGCGGCGAGTACACGACTGTTGATTTTGAGCAGATGTCAAATAGCCTTATAAAGCACGCAAAAGAGGCAAATAAGACTACCGATGTATTTTTTGACGCTTGGGTTAAGAGTATCAAAAAGCAAGGTGATAGGTATCTTGTAAAGACTCGCGACGGACGCAAATTTAACGCAAATTACGTGGTTGTAAATGCCGGTGCGCATTCGCTTTATCTTGCTCACATGATGGGACTTGGGCTTGAATTTAGCTGTTTGCCTATCGCGGGAAGCTTTTACATGAGCAAAAAGCGGCTGTTAAGAGGCAAGGTATATACCGTGCAAAATCCAAAACTCCCATTTGCCGCTATCCACGGCGATCCTGATATCCTAGCCGACGGGCTTACTAGATTTGGGCCGACTGCGCTTGTGCTACCTAAACTTGAGCGCTACCGAGGAAATTCGACGGTTGTTGATTTTGTAAGGAGCTTGCGACTTGATTCAAGTGTGATGAGTGTGCTTACGGGGCTTTTTAAAGATGGCGATATAAGAGAGTATGTGATGAGAAATTTCGCCTATGAAGTGCCTATGATAAATAAAATTTTATTTGTAAAAGCGGCAAGAAAGATCGTGCCTTCGCTTAAAAGCGATGATGTTTATTATGCTAGAAATTTTGGCGGAGTTCGCCCGCAAGTGATTGACAAAAAGAGCAAAGAGCTGATGCTTGGCGAGGCTAGCATAAACACAGGAGATGGGATTATCTTTAATATGACGCCAAGCCCAGGAGCTACGAGCTGTCTTGCAAACGGCTTTAGAGACGCTAGAAGAGCTTGCGAGTTTTTGGGCAGGAAATTTAATGAGGATAGATTTAACGCCGAGCTTGTAGATTAGGCTACTTTACACAGCTAGAGGATAGATCGCTAGTTTATGTTTGTCAAACTCGCAAAGGTGTCCGAGTAGATAAATTTCAAAACAGCTCTTTAAAAAATCCTCCTTAGGCTTGTGCCTGAGTGCAGGATAAAGCAGGTAATTTATCAATAAAGCATCTGCTACAACCGATCCGTACGTCTCTTTTAAAATTGCAGCTTTTTCGTCTATAAATTCTGCTTTGTGCCTCCATTTAGTTATGGCTTTGTAGAGTTGTTCATCTAAGTCTAGCTCCCAAATAGCCTCTCTAATGTCCCAAATTGCAACTTCATGCACACGTTTAAGCCTCTCAAGAAGCTCTTTGTCATTTATAAATTCGGCAAATTTTTTAAGGCTATCGATGTGAGATTTGCCAAGAGCGATCAGCTTTGCTTTGTCATTTGATGGCGGAGGAGAAAATATCGGCGTAAAGCCCGCTTTTATAAAAGCATTTGCTTTGTCTTTGTTCGCCTCGTAAAGCGGCATAATCCTATCTTGTAAATCTTTAGCGCAAACTAGCGGCTCAAAGACTTTATCTACACCATCTCCGTAAGGCATAAATTCCTCAAACAGTCCGTAAAAACAAGCACTCAGATCTTTTAAATCTCCTGAATAAAGATTGATTTGCATTAAATTTGCCAAATTGCTTAGCGTAGTCTAGTATCGTCATTTTAACAGCCTCAAAGCCCTTAAACCAAACACAAATTTAAGCTTTTATTGGATAAATTTAGCTCTTTTTGGCTGCGAGATATAGCGGTTCAACCTTTTTAGCTATCTCTTTTAGATCCTTGATGCGACTTTCGTTTGACGGGTGAGTGCTTAGGATTTCAGGCACCGCACCGCCTGATTTTTTAGACATCTTTTCCCACACTACGACCGCTTCTTGCGGATCATATCCCGCTCTTGCCATTAGCTCGGTGCCGATGTGATCGGCCTCAGTCTCATGGCTTCTTGAAAAAGGCAGGCTGATAGTGTACTGGGTAGCTAAATTTATAAGCCCTGTTGCCGTATCGCCAAGCCCTGCAGCGGTTGAGACAGCAAAAATTCCTATATTTTTAAGCTGATCCGTGCTAGCTTGCTCGCGGCTATGCTCTCTTAGCGCGTGAGCTATCTCATGACCCATGACGGCTGCTATCTGCGCGTCTGTTAAGGATAAGTTGTTAATAAGCCCGCTATAAACAGCTATCTTGCCTCCAGGCATACACCATGCATTTAAGGTATTTGAGTTGATGACATTTACCTGCCAGTCCCATTTAAGCGCATCTTTGCGAAAAGCCCCAACTTCTAATATAAGGCGTCTTCCTATCTCTTGGACTCTTTTGGTTAGTATAGGATCTATATTTAAAACATTTGACTGTCTGGCTGATTGAAGCACTTTAGTATATGCTAAATTTGCGCTTTGATTCATAGTTTCTGAGCTTACCAAAAAGAGCTGTTTTCTATTTGCTCCTACAACTCCTGAATCAGTTGAACTAACGAAGCAGCCCGCTAAAAATATGATTATAAATAAAAAAGGAAGTATAATTTTTTTCATATTTTATCCTTGAATTTAGGTTATAAAATTCTAAAAATTATACTAGATTTTATTAAATTTCTACTCCCAGTCAACTTTTTTATAATCTATATTGTGCTCAAATTCTTTTAGACGCTTATGAATTGAGCGAAGCTCGGTTATAGTCTTCCAGTTGCTGATAAAAACGCCAAAACTTGATCTAACTTGTGCAAATGCGTTATTTACCTGAACCAAAATTCCAAGCGTGATAAGCCCAGTAAATAGCCCTCCACCCATTATGAGATAAGGAACTATGATTGTAATTTGATGGTAAGAATAAAGCCACATATTAAAATATCCGTAATGCAAAAATAGCCTTGAGTAGTTAAATTTAAGTCCTGTAAAAAGCTCTACTATCTTTACTGGATGAGCGTAATTTACTTTATCATCTTCTGCTAAAACAAGCTCTTTTCTAAAGGCTGCTTCTACTTTTTGGTTATTGTATTCAAGGCCTGGAAGTTTTATGCCCACGATCCAAGAAATTATAAGTCCTCCTACACTTATAAACAAAGCTATCCATACAAGTGAACCCGGAATATCTTTTAGATATGGTAAATTTACTTTATTGCTAAGCCCCCAAAGTATCGGAATAAACGCGATTAGAGTCATTATGGAGTCTAGGATATCAACTCCAAGATCTTCCATGATTTTTGCAAACCTATATGTGTCTTCTTGCATACGTTGCGAGCTTCCTTCTACGTCTTTTTCGACCTTTCTCCAGTAGCTAAGGTAGCTAAATGTCATCGCTTCACGCCAGCGAAATATCCAATGACTAGAGAAAAAAGAGATGAAAACGCGGAGTATGACATACGGCATAGCTAAGTATAAAAAGAGCCTTATGCCTGCCCAGAATTCTTCTACGTTACGTTCTTTTGCATTTTGCAAGATATCATAAAAATTTTTATACCAGTTGTTAAATTGTATATTAAGATATGTTTGAAGTATAAGAGATAACGATATAAAAATTATACCGCCATAGGCCCAAACGGCCCACTTCTTGCTCTTGAAAAAGGATAAAAACACTTTTTGCTCCCGAGTATGAAATTAAAACTTCAAAGTATATCAAAAAATCTATTAATTTAAATTTGGATATTAAATTCAAATTACTAGATTTGACTTAATAATATAAAATTTGATTGATATAAAGTATGATTGAATTCGGTTTAAATATAGTATTATTTGAAAAACTAAAAATTTAAGGAGGCAAATTTGCTTAGAGTTATATTTGTTTTAACTGTTGTATTTGCTCTTGTTTGGGTTTATATGGGTGCGGATAATAAAACAGTAGCGGATTATAAAAACATGAGCAAAGAGCAGCTTGAGACACTTTGTCTTGATAAAAAGGATAAAACCGCTTGCCAGAAGATAGCTATTGATTTTATAAACATATCTAAATCAAACGATGGCAAACCTAAATTTTAAAATTGTTATCGTTTAAGGCTCTTGCAAGCAAGTTAATTGAGATTTGGTTGCTTTTGTGATATAATGCCAATTTTATCTTAATTTTTAAGGATTTTTATTGCACCCCAGTAGCGATTCATATTTTATGATTTTATTCGCAATTTTATTTGTACTTTTAAACGCTTTCTTTGTTTTATCTGAATTTGCCATTGTCAAAGTTCGCAAGAGCAGGCTTGAAGAGCTTATTAAAGATAAGGTTCCAAATGCGAAATTAGCCTACGATATGTCAAATAAGCTTGATACATATCTAAGTGCAACTCAACTTGGTATCACGCTTAGTTCGCTTGCTCTTGGTTGGATAGGCGAGCCTGCGATCGCAAGACTGATAGAAAGACCACTTCAAATTTATTTTGATGTTAGCGACCTTGTCGTTCATACTGTTGCATTTGCTATCGCTTTTACGACTATTACTTTATTTCACGTAGTGCTTGGAGAGTTGGTTCCAAAATCAATTGCCATAGCCAAAGCAGAGAAATCAACCCTTCTTGTAGCAAAGCCGCTTCATCTGTTTTGGGTTGTATTTTCACCTCTTATTAAAACATTTGACTATCTTGCATGGATCTCTTTAAAAACTCTTGGTATAAAACCTGCCAAAGAGAGTGAGCTTGCACACTCAGAAGAGGAGATAAAGATAATCGTAGGAGAGAGCCTAAAAGGCGGAGTTTTAGATAGTTTTGAGACTGAACTTATAAAAAATGCCGTGGATTTTAGCGATACTGTAGCTAAAGAAATTATGACTCCTCGCCGTGATTTGGTCTGTATAAATAAGCAAAAGAGCTTTGAAGATAATTTAAAAGTAATATTTGAATCAAAATATACTCGCTTCCCATATATAGACGGTAGTAAAGATGTGATTTTGGGAATGATACATATAAGAGATATCTTGGCTCTTCATTTTAGCGAAGGCAAGAAAAAAGATTTTGATCAGATTGTTAGAAAATTTTTGATAGTACCTGAGAGTTTGTCTATCTCAAAGGCGCTAGTAATGATGAACAAACAGCAAATTTCAGCAGCTCTTGTTGTGGATGAATACGGTGGTACCGCAGGTCTTCTTACTATGGAAGATATTATGGAAGAGGTTTTGGGCGATCTAAATGATGAGCATGACGACGCTGATCCTCACTACAGAAAGATAAATGACAATATATATGAATTTAACGGCAGATTTGACCTAGAAAGCGTTGAGGAGCTTATGGGAATTAACTTTGATGAGGAGACTGATCAAGTCACTATCGGAGGGTATGTGTTTAACCTTATTGGCAGACTGCCTGTGGTCGGAGATAGAATAGATGATGATAACTGCCACTACGAAGTACGTAAAATGGATGGAACAAGCATTCTGACTGTTAAAGTGCGCAAAAAGATTGAAGGCGAAGAGAGCGATTAAATTTTAGGCGGTCTTAGCCGCCTAAATACTATTTGTCTAAATTTTTAATATATGCATAATCTGAAATTTTAGTCCACTCTCTGCCGATTTTCATAAAGTTTCTTTGAGATTCTAAAATTTCTTTAAACACAGGATCCTTTTCACTAAGTTCATTTAAAATTTTATCTGTTGCATTTTTTAAAGCATCTATTATTTCTGGAGAAAATGAAGTTATCTTAATATCCGGATACTCTTTTTTAATCTTATCAAGAACAATTGCATTTTGGTATGTTGCATATTCATAAACGAAGTCAGATACGACCTTTGTTGCCGCTTCAATTATATATTTTAGATCTTCTGGCATCTTGTCAAACAGTTTTTTGTTGATATAAAATTCATTCTCGCTAGCAGGTTCTTGCCATCCTGTGTAGTAGTATTTAGCCACTTTTTGAAAACCAAAGCTAATATCTAGCGCAGGTCCTACCCACTCTACCGCATCTATAGTATTCATCTCAAGTGCCATATAAAGCTCACCTATCGGGATTGTATTGATATTTACTCCAAGTTTTGACATGATTTCACCGCC
This Campylobacter sp. RM16192 DNA region includes the following protein-coding sequences:
- a CDS encoding TRAP transporter large permease codes for the protein MTIAFLFICLFGLMLIGVPVAVSLGASTVLTMLLFTDLDVATVPQIIFDGINKFALMAIPMFILAGNLLSKGGSAKRIIDFAKSVVGHLPGGLPISAIFACVIFAAVSGSSPATVVAIGSIMFVAIKEAGYPPAYAVGGITTAGSLGILIPPSVVMIVYGVTAEVSIAQLFMAGVVPGIMLGGMMIAQTYIGARRLGFKATEPEPWKERIKKFTKAFWALLIIVVVIGGIYGGIFTPTEAAAASAVYALFISLVVYKDIKIKDLWGICLESALTTAMIFFIIANAVVFAYLLTSEQIPQAISDGILEANIGKIGFLIIVNILLFVMGQFMEPSSVVMIMVPLLLPIALQLGVDPVHFGILLIVNMEIGMITPPVGLNLFVSSGLTGMNLKDVVVACLPWTLTLFIGLMLVTYIPQISLWLPNLMYGH
- a CDS encoding DctP family TRAP transporter solute-binding subunit codes for the protein MKLKFLSALFLTCALAGSAFGAQKTYTIKFAHVVAATTPKGKAADFFAKRVSELSQGAIKVEVYPAAQLVDDDRVFGALKLNNVQMAAPSFSKFTPIVPEFQLFDLPFIFRDNAHLYSVQGGEVGQKLKDMIAKKGFVALDFWDAGFKHFSSSKKAIVAPEDAKGQKFRIMSSKVLEEQTKVIGGNPQVLPFSEVYPALQQKVVDATENPLSNFYNSKFYEAQNSLTISSHGYLGYLVILSEKFWKSLPQDMKNHVTQALKEATAFEREESAKEDAKIIDALKKYASETGKLEIVELTPEQKVKWAEVMKTIYPNFYKVIGKDLIEKTINTK
- the sodB gene encoding superoxide dismutase [Fe], giving the protein MFNLRKLPFDPKSNAVVSEETCSYHHGKHHQTYVTNLNNLIKGTEFENSGLYEIISKSSGSIFNNAAQVYNHDFYWDCIAKKSDMSDELKARLQKDLPNFKEEFLKSATTLFGSGWAWLVYSPKSDKLEIIQTSNAQTPVTVGLIPLLVVDVWEHAYYVDHRNARAAYLEKFYENINWDFVSAAYEWALKEGVNSVKFYIGELHAKGCGCGKGCGCH
- a CDS encoding ribonucleoside triphosphate reductase; this encodes MKQILKRDGTRQEYLPYKIQDAIKKAFASESKEYDDRIFADVMQDVAQKELITVEDVQDFIEKALFKAGYFDVMKSFMLYRHTHKMQREQILGLNEDTTYINSTQTINEYINGTDWRISANSNTSYSNAGLINNTAGKVIANYWLDAIYSKEEGIAHRNGDYHIHDLDCLTGYCAGWSLRALLNEGFNGVRGRVESRAPKHFREALSQMANFLGILQSEWAGAQAFSSFDTYLAPYVFKDKLSDTEIKKAITSFIFNLNVPARWGQSPFTNVTIDITCPTDLKGQIPTSTDIHLFSNLEDEELLKLAKERGFNKLTDMTYGAFEPEMARIDKAFYEILTTGDKCSQPFTFPIPTVNITEDFDWDSEVAKILFENTAKMGSSYFQNFVGSQYKFDENGNRVLNESAYKPGHVRSMCCRLQLDLRELLKRGGGLFGSAEMTGSIGVVTINLARLGYLYKSDKKGLYTRLDYLLNLAKSTLEKKRKFIQEMYDRGLYPYTARYLKHFNNHFSTIGINGMNELLRNFTSDTENISTEFGREFALEMVEYLRSKIRQFQESTGNLYNLEATPAEGTTYRFAKEDKKRYPDILQAGMDENIYYTNSTQLPANFTDDAFEALDLQDELQSAYTGGTVFHLYMKERISSAEACKDLVRGIVNNYRLPYITITPVFSVCSKHGYIPGEHEYCPICDEELMKQLQKA
- a CDS encoding MliC family protein, with protein sequence MKKIIISSLVAVALLSGCASTAPKQEASTTKVINVDTIEFQSIDDKNYKVNLISTDNFETAVFADTKGNKFKLKNAPSASGTRLVADNGAEIHFKKGEAILNLGKGQKDIFLKY
- a CDS encoding TRAP transporter small permease — protein: MRRFFEIIDIGIATVNKTIAVVGIVAGTLLAFINVVMRYVFNTGWAWAGEATNYLFIWSAFFAAAYGFRKGIHISVTILIERFPSPIAKAYLVFSSALTTIFLIFIVVYSVQYLYVMYELNFMSVDLGIPQWVPMSVLPIAFLGASYRAGEKVYQIAATPSDKVIINAEAEMIRDSIKKD